A single region of the Rhodococcus sp. W8901 genome encodes:
- a CDS encoding bifunctional glycosyltransferase family 2/GtrA family protein: MTTKSIFHQRDRPPPDRTDTVTLDLVIPVYNEERDLEPCVRRLRAYLDGSVPYPSRITVADNASTDATLAVANRLAEEFDSVRVVHLDEKGRGRALRTVWSASDSEVVAYMDVDLSTDLNALLPLVAPLVSGHSDVAIGSRLTRSSRVVRGPKREAISRCYNLILRGALRAKFSDAQCGFKAMRTDVARQLLPLVEDTGWFFDTELLVLAERVGLRIHEVPVDWVDDPDSTVDIVSTAVADLKGVLRVGRALATGALPVAALRTSLGREPLVPGVPHGMVGQLVRFAAVGAASTVAYAVLYLALHPVIGAQAANLVALLITAVLNTAANRAFTFGVRGRADAAKHQAQGLAVFAVGLALTSGSLFALHHWLPDASKHLELAVLVAANLIATLTRFVALRRVFRNHLEGAAR, encoded by the coding sequence GAGCCCTGCGTGCGCAGGCTGCGCGCGTACTTGGACGGATCCGTCCCATATCCGAGCCGGATCACGGTGGCGGACAACGCCAGCACCGACGCGACGCTCGCGGTGGCGAACCGGCTGGCGGAGGAGTTCGACTCCGTCCGTGTGGTGCACCTCGACGAGAAGGGCCGCGGCCGAGCACTGCGCACCGTGTGGAGCGCCTCCGACTCGGAGGTCGTCGCCTACATGGACGTAGACCTGTCCACCGATCTCAACGCGCTGCTTCCGCTGGTGGCGCCGCTGGTGTCGGGACACTCCGACGTCGCGATCGGCTCGCGGCTCACGCGCTCCTCCCGTGTGGTGCGTGGGCCGAAGCGTGAGGCGATCTCGCGCTGTTACAACCTGATCCTGCGCGGTGCGCTACGGGCGAAGTTTTCCGACGCCCAGTGCGGATTCAAGGCGATGCGCACCGACGTCGCCCGACAGCTGCTGCCGCTGGTGGAGGACACCGGCTGGTTCTTCGACACCGAGCTGCTGGTGCTCGCCGAGCGGGTGGGGCTCCGCATCCACGAGGTGCCGGTGGACTGGGTCGACGACCCCGACAGCACCGTCGACATCGTCTCGACCGCGGTCGCCGACTTGAAGGGCGTGCTCCGGGTCGGCCGGGCACTGGCCACCGGCGCTCTGCCGGTCGCCGCGTTACGCACCAGCCTCGGCCGCGAGCCGCTGGTGCCGGGGGTGCCGCACGGCATGGTCGGGCAGCTGGTCCGGTTCGCCGCGGTCGGGGCCGCCTCGACCGTCGCGTACGCGGTGCTCTACCTGGCACTGCATCCCGTGATCGGTGCCCAGGCGGCGAATCTCGTCGCGCTGCTGATCACCGCGGTGCTCAACACCGCAGCCAACCGGGCGTTCACCTTCGGAGTGCGCGGCCGCGCGGATGCCGCCAAACACCAGGCCCAGGGCCTCGCGGTGTTCGCGGTCGGCCTGGCTCTGACCAGCGGATCCCTGTTTGCCCTGCACCACTGGCTGCCCGACGCCTCCAAGCATCTCGAGTTGGCGGTGCTGGTGGCCGCGAATCTGATTGCCACTCTCACTCGTTTCGTCGCCCTGCGTCGGGTGTTCCGAAACCACCTCGAAGGAGCCGCCCGGTGA
- a CDS encoding glycosyltransferase family 39 protein yields MQAAAPEPTPRRRNPEPWLLAALLIGTAVAYMWGLGASGWANSFYSAAVQAGSESWKAFFFGSSDAANSITVDKPPASLWVMALSVRLFGLSSWAILVPQALMGVATVALLWATVRRFFGAAAGLLAGLVLALTPVAVLMFRFNNPDALLVLLMTASAWALLRAVQDGRTRWLVLTGALVGLGFLTKQLQVMLVVPPLALTYLLFGPPRLGARIAQLFAALAAMVVAAGWWLLTVELWPAESRPWIGGSQNNSILELTLGYNGLGRLNGNELGSALMNLGTGAETAGMPPSGELPVGGPGAAAGVPPLGELPAGGPGGTWGSTGITRMFDLEQGGQISWLIPAALILGVIGIVLCGRSARIDPGRAAFVLFGSWLLVTGLVFSFMAGIFHSYYTIAMAPQVGALVGAGAVLAWRRRTDWRVRVVLAGALAATAVWSWELLGRSESFLPWLRWVVLVVGILAAVALLWPRLSGRLAAATAAAAVLTGLAGPAAYAADTIRTPHGGAIPTAGPSDSALPFDLAEYSGAGLIVVGPGGAVVIPSPGPATGAPGPGSAPGGPAGNQPAAPAGSQPVGLDQIGGGPGGGLLHGSEPSAEMTKLLEHDADRYTWAAATTGSNSAAGYQLATGRPVMPIGGFNGTDPSPTLAQFQRYVAEGRIHYFIGDGMEMAGIGPGGVGTGAQITEWVKQNFASTTVDGMPMYDLTAPLTGAR; encoded by the coding sequence ATGCAGGCCGCGGCGCCCGAGCCGACCCCGCGTCGCCGCAACCCCGAGCCGTGGCTGCTGGCGGCGCTGCTGATCGGGACCGCGGTGGCCTACATGTGGGGACTCGGCGCCTCCGGCTGGGCCAACTCGTTCTATTCCGCTGCGGTGCAGGCGGGTTCGGAGTCCTGGAAGGCCTTCTTCTTCGGCTCGTCGGACGCCGCGAACTCGATCACCGTGGACAAGCCGCCCGCCTCGCTGTGGGTGATGGCGCTGTCGGTGCGGCTGTTCGGGCTCAGCTCGTGGGCGATCCTGGTGCCGCAGGCACTGATGGGCGTCGCCACAGTCGCGCTCTTGTGGGCGACGGTGCGGCGGTTCTTCGGCGCAGCCGCAGGACTGCTCGCCGGGCTGGTGCTGGCATTGACACCGGTGGCCGTGCTGATGTTCCGGTTCAACAACCCTGACGCGCTGCTGGTGCTGCTCATGACGGCCTCGGCCTGGGCGCTGCTGCGGGCGGTGCAGGACGGCCGCACCCGTTGGCTGGTCCTGACCGGCGCGCTGGTGGGGCTGGGCTTCCTCACCAAACAGCTGCAGGTGATGCTGGTGGTGCCGCCACTCGCGCTGACCTACCTGCTGTTCGGGCCGCCCCGCCTCGGCGCCCGGATCGCGCAACTGTTCGCGGCACTGGCCGCGATGGTCGTCGCCGCCGGCTGGTGGCTGCTGACGGTCGAGCTGTGGCCCGCCGAGTCCAGGCCTTGGATCGGCGGCTCACAAAACAACTCGATCCTGGAGCTGACCCTCGGCTACAACGGCCTCGGCCGCCTGAACGGCAACGAACTCGGCAGCGCCCTCATGAACTTGGGAACGGGCGCAGAGACCGCCGGGATGCCCCCATCGGGTGAACTGCCGGTCGGTGGACCGGGCGCGGCCGCCGGTGTGCCCCCATTGGGTGAACTGCCGGCCGGTGGCCCCGGCGGGACGTGGGGGAGTACCGGGATCACCCGGATGTTCGACCTCGAGCAGGGCGGTCAGATCTCCTGGCTGATACCAGCCGCGCTCATCCTCGGCGTGATCGGAATCGTGTTGTGCGGCAGGAGTGCCCGTATCGATCCCGGACGGGCGGCGTTCGTGCTGTTCGGGTCCTGGCTGCTTGTCACCGGACTGGTGTTCAGCTTCATGGCCGGAATCTTCCACTCGTACTACACAATCGCGATGGCCCCGCAGGTCGGCGCTCTGGTCGGCGCGGGTGCGGTACTGGCCTGGCGGCGGCGCACCGACTGGCGGGTCCGCGTCGTGCTGGCGGGCGCCCTTGCCGCGACCGCCGTATGGTCGTGGGAGTTGCTCGGGCGCAGCGAATCCTTCCTGCCCTGGCTGCGCTGGGTGGTGCTGGTGGTCGGGATACTCGCGGCGGTGGCACTGCTGTGGCCGCGCCTGAGCGGGCGGCTGGCAGCGGCGACCGCGGCGGCGGCGGTGCTCACCGGGCTGGCGGGCCCGGCCGCGTACGCGGCCGACACCATCAGGACCCCACACGGGGGCGCGATACCCACCGCAGGGCCCAGCGACTCGGCCCTGCCATTCGACCTTGCCGAGTATTCCGGCGCGGGCTTGATTGTCGTCGGCCCAGGCGGGGCGGTGGTGATCCCGTCGCCCGGCCCTGCCACCGGGGCCCCCGGCCCGGGGTCCGCGCCGGGCGGCCCCGCCGGGAACCAGCCGGCAGCACCTGCGGGAAGCCAGCCAGTCGGGCTAGATCAGATTGGGGGTGGCCCCGGCGGCGGGTTGCTGCACGGCAGCGAGCCCAGCGCTGAGATGACCAAACTGCTCGAACATGACGCAGACCGGTACACCTGGGCGGCCGCTACGACCGGCTCGAACAGCGCCGCCGGCTACCAGCTGGCCACCGGCCGCCCTGTGATGCCGATCGGCGGGTTCAACGGTACCGATCCCTCGCCGACCCTCGCGCAGTTCCAGCGGTACGTGGCCGAGGGCCGGATCCACTACTTCATCGGCGACGGCATGGAAATGGCCGGGATAGGACCCGGCGGCGTCGGCACAGGCGCACAGATCACCGAATGGGTGAAGCAGAACTTCGCGTCGACCACTGTCGACGGGATGCCGATGTACGACCTGACCGCGCCCCTGACAGGAGCGAGGTAG